Proteins co-encoded in one Sebastes fasciatus isolate fSebFas1 chromosome 11, fSebFas1.pri, whole genome shotgun sequence genomic window:
- the LOC141777660 gene encoding SLAM family member 9-like isoform X1, with product MSIFVILGLLVCIIEAQGPSAVTPVFVQKGGDVLLKVDADVPEVFLFVEWNFNKTDILVRFPPGRKPSVFPVYTGRLEFPEKKYSVKLKNLKEADRGVYTARLVLDQGDRTLAQYNVTVQDPVSPVELTVISVDSRSSECNLTVTCRTQDSHINSTLRCDYQTCSQEGGERSEVTTSGASLHVYLLNGSIICNHSNEVSWTEDIKIIEHVCLQPDDPECPPAGISVCLLKIVVFSVGLIIMVSAVITVHLMEKLKKHK from the exons ATGTCTATCTTCGTGATACTGGGGCTGCTGGTCTGCATCATAGAGGCACAAG gGCCCAGTGCTGTGACTCCTGTGTTTGTGCAGAAGGGAGGGGATGTGCTTCTGAAAGTTGATGCTGATGTTCCtgaggtttttctttttgttgagTGGAACTTcaataaaacagacattttaGTAAGATTTCCACCTGGTAGAAAACCATCAGTCTTTCCTGTTTACACTGGAAGGCTTGAGTTTCCTGAGAAAAAATACTCTGTGAAATTGAAGAATCTAAAAGAGGCAGACAGGGGAGTTTATACTGCACGACTGGTATTGGATCAAGGAGACCGAACACTAGCTCAATACAACGTCACAGTTCAAG ATCCAGTGTCTCCAGTTGAACTGACAGTGATCTCAGTGGACTCCAGAAGCTCAGAGTGTAACCTCACTGTGACCTGCAGAACACAGGACTCTCACATTAACAGCACTTTGAGATGTGACTACCAAACCTGCAgtcaggagggaggagagcgATCAGAGGTCACAACCTCTGGTGCTTCTCTCCACGTCTACCTGTTGAATGGCTCAATCATCTGTAACCATAGCAACGAGGTCAGCTGGACCgaggacattaaaataattgaaCATGTTTGCCTTCAACCTGATG ATCCAGAGTGTCCTCCTGCTGGTATCTCTGTGTGCCTGCTGAAGATAGTCGTGTTCTCTGTCGGTCTGATCATCATGGTGTCTGCTGTCATCACTGTTCACCTCATGGAGAAGCTCAagaagcacaaataa
- the LOC141777660 gene encoding SLAM family member 9-like isoform X2, translating into MSIFVILGLLVCIIAAQGPSAVTPVFVQKGGDVLLKVDADVPEVFLFVEWNFNKTDILVRFPPGRKPSVFPVYTGRLEFPEKKYSVKLKNLKEADRGVYTARLVLDQGDRTLAQYNVTVQDPVSPVELTVISVDSRSSECNLTVTCRTQDSHINSTLRCDYQTCSQEGGERSEVTTSGASLHVYLLNGSIICNHSNEVSWTEDIKIIEHVCLQPDDPECPPAGISVCLLKIVVFSVGLIIMVSAVITVHLMEKLKKHK; encoded by the exons gGCCCAGTGCTGTGACTCCTGTGTTTGTGCAGAAGGGAGGGGATGTGCTTCTGAAAGTTGATGCTGATGTTCCtgaggtttttctttttgttgagTGGAACTTcaataaaacagacattttaGTAAGATTTCCACCTGGTAGAAAACCATCAGTCTTTCCTGTTTACACTGGAAGGCTTGAGTTTCCTGAGAAAAAATACTCTGTGAAATTGAAGAATCTAAAAGAGGCAGACAGGGGAGTTTATACTGCACGACTGGTATTGGATCAAGGAGACCGAACACTAGCTCAATACAACGTCACAGTTCAAG ATCCAGTGTCTCCAGTTGAACTGACAGTGATCTCAGTGGACTCCAGAAGCTCAGAGTGTAACCTCACTGTGACCTGCAGAACACAGGACTCTCACATTAACAGCACTTTGAGATGTGACTACCAAACCTGCAgtcaggagggaggagagcgATCAGAGGTCACAACCTCTGGTGCTTCTCTCCACGTCTACCTGTTGAATGGCTCAATCATCTGTAACCATAGCAACGAGGTCAGCTGGACCgaggacattaaaataattgaaCATGTTTGCCTTCAACCTGATG ATCCAGAGTGTCCTCCTGCTGGTATCTCTGTGTGCCTGCTGAAGATAGTCGTGTTCTCTGTCGGTCTGATCATCATGGTGTCTGCTGTCATCACTGTTCACCTCATGGAGAAGCTCAagaagcacaaataa